The proteins below are encoded in one region of Candidatus Eremiobacterota bacterium:
- the secD gene encoding protein translocase subunit SecD — MALVGLCVWAIVPIQKKIHLGLDLQGGARVLLQLETTPDVPRITADVQNQVELVIQRRVNGLGVSEPVISKVGTDRLLVEVPAIKNADELERLLKEAAVLEFKICPPQVRNRAETDKKYAESITGAYKDCGPVVYTGAELKSASPGFGQGGEPQVNFTTKNPTKFAQLTRDHMNELLTIFLDRKYVSAATIEGIISTDGMIHGQFTEDQVATLANELNAGALPVPLKIIEKDDVGPILGKEDLQKSLVASIVGLSLVLLFMIVMYRLPGVLADLALFVYVLMLLALLSVAHAVLTLPGIAGFVLSIGMAVDANVLIFERLKEELWAGKSLRAAVRIGFQRAFSSVFDSHFTTIVGAGVLYMLGTGTVKGFAYTLFWGTAFSLFTAVVITRFFMDLVVENNLVTSKAAYGAGGELTPSATATTTPAGAR, encoded by the coding sequence TTGGCTCTGGTCGGCCTCTGCGTCTGGGCGATCGTGCCCATCCAGAAGAAGATCCACCTGGGCCTCGACCTTCAGGGCGGCGCGCGCGTGCTGCTGCAGCTGGAGACGACCCCGGACGTCCCGCGGATCACCGCCGACGTCCAGAACCAGGTCGAGCTCGTCATCCAGCGGCGCGTCAACGGCCTCGGCGTCTCCGAGCCGGTGATCTCCAAAGTCGGGACCGACCGGCTGCTCGTCGAGGTCCCCGCGATCAAGAACGCCGACGAGCTGGAGCGCCTGCTCAAAGAGGCGGCCGTGCTCGAGTTCAAAATCTGTCCGCCGCAGGTGCGCAATCGCGCCGAGACCGACAAGAAGTACGCCGAGTCGATCACCGGCGCGTACAAGGACTGCGGTCCGGTCGTCTACACCGGCGCGGAGCTGAAGAGCGCCTCGCCCGGCTTCGGCCAAGGCGGCGAGCCGCAGGTGAACTTCACCACCAAGAACCCGACCAAGTTCGCGCAGCTCACGCGCGACCACATGAACGAGCTGCTCACGATCTTCCTCGACCGCAAGTACGTCAGCGCGGCGACGATCGAAGGGATCATCTCGACCGACGGGATGATCCACGGGCAGTTCACGGAAGACCAGGTCGCGACGCTCGCCAACGAGCTGAACGCCGGCGCGCTGCCGGTTCCGCTGAAGATCATCGAGAAGGACGACGTCGGCCCGATCCTCGGCAAAGAGGATCTGCAGAAGTCGTTGGTCGCCTCGATCGTCGGGCTCTCGCTGGTGCTGCTGTTCATGATCGTCATGTACCGGCTGCCGGGCGTCCTCGCCGACCTCGCGCTCTTCGTCTACGTGCTGATGCTGCTGGCGCTGCTCTCGGTGGCGCACGCGGTGCTCACGCTGCCGGGGATCGCGGGCTTCGTGCTCTCGATCGGCATGGCGGTCGACGCGAACGTCCTGATCTTCGAGCGTTTGAAAGAAGAGCTGTGGGCCGGGAAGTCGCTGCGCGCGGCGGTCCGCATCGGCTTCCAGCGCGCGTTCAGCTCGGTCTTCGACTCGCACTTCACCACCATCGTCGGCGCCGGCGTGCTCTACATGCTCGGCACCGGAACGGTGAAAGGCTTCGCCTACACGCTGTTCTGGGGGACCGCGTTCTCGCTGTTCACCGCCGTCGTCATCACCCGCTTCTTCATGGACCTGGTCGTCGAGAACAACCTCGTCACCTCGAAGGCCGCGTACGGCGCCGGCGGCGAGCTCACGCCGTCCGCGACGGCGACGACAACTCCGGCGGGGGCGCGCTAG
- a CDS encoding YbjQ family protein, with the protein MSFFGIGQGRNQQQSDVRTTQGGVPLDAVSRLRRMRGEGGPPLFTSDLSVSEFVLLEQLGWRPLGLVLGSSIYHVGIQYGNFYQNQELQYLSAAMYEARELAMSRMEEEADVLGADGVVGVRLEVGGYDWAENALEFTALGTAVKAPVSDTAWRTRDNKPFTSDFSVQDFYKLVSSTGYVPRELVLGNCVYHIAHQGFVQQMRNIGANVELNNYTEAIYEARELAMGRMQAEAEAHGADGIVGMQIVEKTHIWSPHVIEFMAIGTSVEKRGEPKQVPLTFQVGLND; encoded by the coding sequence ATGAGCTTTTTCGGAATCGGACAAGGTCGCAACCAGCAGCAGTCGGACGTGCGAACGACCCAGGGCGGCGTCCCGCTCGACGCGGTCTCGCGCCTGCGGCGGATGCGCGGCGAAGGCGGTCCGCCGCTCTTCACCAGCGACCTCTCCGTCTCGGAGTTCGTGCTCCTGGAGCAGCTCGGCTGGCGGCCGCTGGGGCTCGTCCTCGGCAGCTCGATCTACCACGTCGGAATTCAGTACGGCAACTTTTATCAGAACCAGGAGCTGCAGTACCTGAGCGCGGCGATGTACGAGGCGCGCGAGCTGGCGATGTCGCGGATGGAAGAAGAGGCCGACGTGCTCGGCGCCGACGGCGTCGTCGGCGTGCGGCTCGAGGTCGGCGGCTACGACTGGGCCGAGAACGCGCTGGAGTTCACCGCGCTCGGGACGGCGGTCAAAGCACCGGTCAGCGATACCGCGTGGCGCACGCGCGACAACAAGCCGTTCACCAGCGACTTCTCCGTGCAGGATTTCTACAAGCTGGTCAGCTCGACCGGCTACGTGCCGCGCGAGCTCGTGCTCGGCAACTGCGTGTACCACATCGCGCACCAAGGCTTCGTGCAGCAGATGCGCAACATCGGCGCCAACGTCGAGCTGAACAACTACACCGAAGCGATCTACGAGGCGCGCGAGCTCGCGATGGGCCGGATGCAGGCCGAAGCCGAAGCGCACGGCGCCGACGGGATCGTCGGGATGCAGATCGTCGAGAAGACGCACATCTGGTCGCCGCACGTGATCGAGTTCATGGCGATCGGCACGTCCGTAGAGAAGCGCGGCGAGCCGAAGCAAGTCCCGCTCACGTTCCAAGTCGGGCTCAACGACTAG
- a CDS encoding 2OG-Fe(II) oxygenase — translation MLSPSACARIVDAVCRSTRWRDAPLYAAPGAEAVVNPAVRNASLLHERDLPDEAARACTVIRDRAAAHGDARARSLAAGEIQLVRYVPGGFFYTHVDAIDAPSEWRKRSFVLYLNDDFDGGETTFTTAGVTVAPRTGYALSFPPFVPHRAEPVKEGEKYVFTFWLGPRAEAASH, via the coding sequence ATGCTTTCGCCGAGCGCGTGCGCGCGGATCGTCGACGCCGTTTGCCGCAGCACGCGGTGGCGCGATGCGCCGCTCTACGCCGCGCCGGGCGCCGAAGCGGTGGTCAACCCGGCGGTCCGCAACGCGTCGCTGCTCCACGAGCGCGATTTGCCGGACGAGGCGGCGCGCGCGTGCACCGTCATCCGCGACCGCGCGGCGGCGCACGGCGACGCGCGTGCTCGCAGCCTGGCCGCGGGCGAGATCCAGCTCGTGCGCTACGTGCCGGGCGGGTTCTTCTACACGCACGTCGATGCGATCGACGCGCCGTCGGAATGGCGCAAGCGCAGCTTCGTCCTCTACTTGAACGACGATTTCGACGGCGGGGAGACGACCTTCACGACAGCCGGCGTGACGGTCGCGCCGAGAACCGGGTACGCGCTGAGCTTCCCACCGTTCGTTCCGCACCGCGCCGAGCCGGTGAAGGAGGGCGAGAAGTACGTCTTCACGTTCTGGCTCGGACCGCGCGCGGAGGCGGCGTCCCACTAA
- a CDS encoding toxic anion resistance protein: MADDVLQPPMLTPPEPVAPVAASDALGKVPVPAGERAQLDANAAALAKELASLSPDSEAYKEKLRALEALATGEITRSANVANRMLERPTRAMAALDEGSPVAKTLLDLRGTVERLDPARQGDLFSPRKLLGVLPFGNKLRDYFRGYESSQTHLNAIIEALRRGKDELLRDNGAIEAEKATMWTLMGELEKHGYLARALGDAVEREVAQIEVSDPERAKTLREDVLFTARQKEQDIATQLAVNVQGYMALDLIKRNNAELVKGVDRATTTTVAALRTAVITAQAVANQKLVLDQITALQSTTSDLIVSTSKLLRSNATRIQEGAASATVDVEKLKEAFANVRATIDGMADYRSKALVSMERTVDALNAEVGKAKQYLATRRDLGVLESGEPQRVLTDNGGL; encoded by the coding sequence GTGGCCGACGACGTCCTGCAGCCGCCGATGCTCACCCCGCCCGAACCGGTCGCGCCGGTCGCGGCCTCCGACGCGCTCGGCAAGGTTCCGGTGCCGGCCGGCGAGCGCGCGCAGCTCGACGCGAACGCCGCCGCGCTCGCCAAGGAGCTGGCGTCGCTCTCTCCTGACAGCGAGGCGTACAAAGAAAAGCTGCGCGCGCTCGAAGCGCTCGCGACCGGCGAGATCACCCGCTCCGCGAACGTGGCGAACCGGATGCTCGAGCGCCCGACGCGCGCGATGGCCGCGCTCGACGAAGGCTCGCCGGTCGCCAAGACGCTGCTCGACCTGCGCGGGACGGTCGAGCGGCTCGACCCGGCGCGCCAAGGCGATCTGTTCTCGCCGCGCAAGCTGCTCGGCGTCTTGCCGTTCGGCAACAAGCTGCGCGACTATTTCCGCGGCTACGAGTCCTCGCAGACGCACCTCAACGCGATCATCGAGGCGCTGCGCCGCGGCAAGGACGAGCTGCTGCGCGACAACGGCGCGATCGAGGCCGAGAAGGCCACGATGTGGACGCTGATGGGCGAGCTCGAGAAGCACGGCTACCTCGCGCGCGCGCTCGGCGACGCGGTCGAGCGCGAGGTCGCGCAGATCGAAGTCTCGGATCCCGAGCGCGCCAAAACGCTGCGCGAAGACGTGCTCTTCACCGCGCGCCAGAAGGAGCAGGACATCGCGACCCAGCTCGCGGTGAACGTGCAGGGCTACATGGCGCTCGACTTGATCAAGCGCAACAACGCGGAACTGGTCAAAGGCGTCGACCGCGCGACGACGACGACGGTCGCGGCGCTGCGCACCGCGGTGATCACCGCGCAAGCGGTCGCGAACCAGAAGCTTGTCCTCGACCAGATCACCGCGCTGCAGTCGACCACTTCGGACCTGATCGTCTCGACCTCGAAGCTGCTGCGCTCGAACGCGACGCGCATCCAAGAAGGCGCCGCGAGCGCGACGGTCGACGTCGAGAAGCTCAAGGAAGCGTTCGCGAACGTCCGCGCGACGATCGACGGGATGGCCGACTACCGCAGCAAGGCGCTCGTCTCGATGGAGCGCACCGTCGACGCGCTCAACGCCGAGGTCGGCAAAGCCAAGCAATACCTCGCGACGCGCCGCGATCTCGGCGTGCTCGAGAGCGGAGAGCCGCAGCGCGTCCTGACGGACAACGGGGGACTTTAG
- a CDS encoding DUF1843 domain-containing protein, which produces MAENTDRGPLPPYGPAIWDAAKRGDLQEMEHIADAARHAIARSAAQEGVQISESTSSAATHFRECASHEVVEVREALTHLEGKINELRASKAQQPPEQS; this is translated from the coding sequence ATGGCTGAGAACACCGACCGCGGACCGCTGCCGCCCTACGGGCCGGCGATCTGGGATGCCGCCAAACGCGGCGACCTGCAAGAGATGGAGCACATTGCCGACGCCGCGCGGCACGCGATCGCGCGCAGCGCCGCGCAAGAAGGCGTGCAGATTTCGGAGTCGACCTCGTCGGCGGCGACGCATTTCCGCGAGTGCGCGTCGCACGAAGTCGTCGAGGTTCGCGAAGCGCTCACCCACCTCGAAGGAAAGATCAACGAGCTGCGGGCCTCGAAGGCGCAGCAACCGCCGGAACAAAGCTGA
- a CDS encoding radical SAM protein, with amino-acid sequence MRDRPNRFLTRLDRSASRPVHAVWEITLACDLKCGHCGSRAGKARAKELSTEECLQVVAELAALGTREVTLIGGEAYLRRDFAQIIAAVRAAGMQCTLQSGGRNLNDARIAAAVEAGLTAAGISLDGTRALHDELRGVRGSFDAAVAALHRLREHGLPTSVNTQITAHVLEELDDVLDVVIAAGAKNWQLQLTVPMGRAGDHPEMILQPYQMLEVLPKLAALFERAARSGVLLQIGNNVGYFGPHEGELRGNGFEAVHYEGCLGGQNTIGIEADGTVKGCPSLPTDAYAGGNVREFDLTTIWLETPELSFSRERREPQWGFCKSCYYQDVCRGGCTWMAHSLLGKPGNNPFCHHRALELERQGLRERIRQVAAAPGTPFDHGRFELIVETRDGAASAVEATDSTPRDANANRERLVVCYGCRRHVFAGTTECPFCGAGVEAARERHAAVLAEARAAAQLLLVRLSALERLPAR; translated from the coding sequence GTGAGGGACCGGCCGAACCGCTTCCTCACGCGGCTCGACCGGTCCGCGTCCCGGCCGGTGCACGCCGTCTGGGAGATCACGCTCGCGTGCGATCTGAAATGCGGGCACTGCGGCTCGCGCGCCGGCAAAGCGCGCGCGAAAGAGCTTTCGACCGAGGAGTGCCTGCAGGTCGTCGCCGAGCTGGCGGCGCTGGGGACGCGCGAGGTCACGCTGATCGGCGGCGAAGCGTACCTGCGCCGCGACTTCGCGCAGATCATCGCCGCCGTCCGCGCCGCCGGGATGCAGTGCACGCTGCAGAGCGGCGGGCGCAACCTGAACGACGCGCGGATCGCCGCCGCCGTCGAAGCGGGCTTGACCGCGGCCGGCATCTCGCTCGACGGAACGCGCGCGCTGCACGACGAGCTGCGCGGCGTGCGCGGCTCGTTCGACGCTGCGGTCGCTGCGCTGCACCGCCTGCGCGAGCACGGTCTTCCGACCAGCGTGAACACGCAGATCACCGCGCACGTCTTGGAGGAGCTCGACGACGTGCTCGACGTCGTCATCGCGGCGGGCGCGAAGAACTGGCAGCTGCAGCTCACGGTTCCGATGGGGCGCGCCGGCGATCACCCCGAGATGATCCTTCAGCCGTACCAGATGCTCGAGGTGCTGCCGAAGCTCGCCGCGCTCTTCGAGCGCGCTGCGCGCAGCGGCGTGCTGCTGCAGATTGGCAACAACGTCGGCTACTTCGGCCCGCACGAAGGCGAGCTGCGCGGAAACGGCTTCGAAGCGGTTCACTACGAAGGCTGTCTCGGAGGGCAGAACACGATCGGGATCGAGGCCGACGGGACGGTGAAAGGCTGTCCCTCGCTGCCGACCGACGCGTACGCCGGCGGCAACGTGCGCGAGTTCGATCTCACGACGATCTGGCTCGAGACGCCTGAGCTCTCGTTCTCGCGCGAGCGCCGCGAGCCGCAGTGGGGATTCTGCAAGAGCTGCTATTACCAGGACGTCTGCCGCGGCGGCTGCACCTGGATGGCGCACAGCCTGCTCGGAAAACCCGGCAACAACCCGTTCTGCCACCACCGCGCGCTCGAGCTGGAGCGGCAAGGGCTGCGCGAGCGGATCCGCCAGGTCGCAGCGGCGCCCGGCACGCCGTTCGACCACGGCCGCTTCGAGCTGATCGTCGAGACGCGCGACGGCGCCGCGAGCGCGGTCGAGGCAACCGACTCGACGCCGCGTGACGCGAACGCGAATCGCGAGCGGCTCGTCGTCTGCTACGGCTGCCGGCGGCACGTCTTTGCGGGCACCACGGAGTGCCCGTTCTGCGGCGCCGGCGTCGAGGCGGCGCGCGAGCGCCATGCCGCGGTGCTGGCCGAAGCCCGCGCGGCGGCGCAGCTCCTGTTGGTGCGCCTGTCGGCGCTCGAGCGGCTGCCCGCCCGGTAA
- a CDS encoding transcriptional repressor has protein sequence MNDGKGVDAGLLQTRYRLTKQRAAILRALEDGAHLTAEAIHERVRAELPAVSLGTIYRTLDILRAIGLVQVFAHGGAARYEAALDKHHHLVCLACGEIVNVPAPQVPAIALAVAQDHRYSGVDAALVITGRCARCAGLARNGIGLS, from the coding sequence GTGAACGACGGCAAGGGTGTCGATGCAGGACTCCTTCAGACGCGTTATCGCCTCACCAAGCAGCGGGCCGCGATCCTGCGCGCGCTCGAAGACGGCGCGCACCTGACCGCGGAGGCGATCCACGAGCGCGTCCGCGCCGAGCTGCCGGCGGTCAGCCTCGGCACGATCTACCGCACGCTTGACATCCTGCGCGCGATCGGGCTGGTTCAAGTCTTCGCGCACGGCGGCGCGGCGCGCTACGAAGCCGCGCTCGACAAGCACCATCACCTCGTCTGCCTGGCCTGCGGCGAGATCGTGAACGTCCCCGCGCCGCAGGTTCCGGCGATCGCGCTGGCGGTCGCGCAAGACCACCGGTACAGCGGCGTCGACGCGGCGCTCGTGATCACCGGGCGCTGCGCGCGCTGCGCGGGCCTCGCGCGCAACGGGATCGGGCTCAGCTGA